The Zingiber officinale cultivar Zhangliang chromosome 10A, Zo_v1.1, whole genome shotgun sequence genome contains a region encoding:
- the LOC122027600 gene encoding WUSCHEL-related homeobox 11-like encodes MDGRTPDGKKDDPEAAEPAVRSRWTPKPEQILILESIFNSGMVNPPKEETARIRRLLEKFGAVGDANVFYWFQNRRSRSRRRQRQLQAGLAAAVGTSPQDQLLFSSSSSISSASSANDIFASSSSSGFFPYAPSSSSLPSSSSSSSSPYCYVGDERGDDLFSISSHMGFPQRRDQDMNPFECSSHAAPQLLYQPSGTITVFVNGILSEVPRGSFNMRSMFGYNVMLVQSSGEVVPVDEYGFLMQSLEMGESYFLVCSST; translated from the exons ATGGATGGCCGGACCCCAGATGGGAAGAAGGATGACCCGGAGGCCGCGGAGCCGGCCGTCCGCTCCCGGTGGACGCCGAAGCCCGAGCAGATCCTGATACTCGAGTCCATTTTCAACAGCGGCATGGTCAACCCGCCCAAGGAGGAGACGGCCAGGATCCGCCGCCTTCTGGAGAAGTTCGGCGCCGTGGGCGACGCCAACGTCTTCTACTGGTTCCAGAACCGGCGGTCGCGGTCTCGCCGCCGACAGCGGCAGCTGCAGGCCGGCCTCGCTGCGGCGGTTGGGACGAGCCCGCAGGATCAGCTTttgttctcctcctcctcctcgatcTCCAGCGCGTCGTCGGCGAATGATATCTTTGCGTCGTCCTCTTCCAGTGGCTTCTTTCCTtatgcaccttcttcttcttctttgccgtcgtcgtcgtcgtcgtcatctTCTCCGTATTGCTATGTGGGTGATGAAAGAGGAGATGATCTTTTCTCGATCTCTAGCCACATGGGATTCCCTCAGAGGAGAGACCAGGATATGAATCCTTTTGAGTGCTCTTCTCACGCCGCACCTCAGTTGCTATATCAACCTTCCG GAACAATCACAGTGTTCGTTAATGGAATCCTCTCAGAGGTGCCGAGGGGGTCGTTCAACATGAGATCCATGTTTGGTTATAATGTGATGCTTGTCCAATCCTCTGGAGAAGTTGTTCCAGTAGACGAGTATGGTTTCCTAATGCAGAGCTTGGAGATGGGTGAAAGTTACTTCTTG GTTTGTTCATCCACTTAA